In the Arachis ipaensis cultivar K30076 chromosome B04, Araip1.1, whole genome shotgun sequence genome, TAATGAATATTTGCACCAAACAATGAACAGAAGAAGCTCACGAAAGAAATGAAGCTTCTATTATATTATTCGAGTTACTGTCGTTTGTCAACAACGCAACTTAACTACCACTGGTTGCTAATATATGTAATTGGATTTAGTTGATATAAGAGAAGAGGGTCCTCATGAGTTCACGTGAACAATATCCCACTTGGAGGTGCCTAATTCATAGCTAGTACCAAAGATAAATCGAAAAAGAGATATTGATGCCATGCCATTGCCATGCCATGCGCCACCCCCCAAGGAATCCAGAATCCGCCTCCTCCACCTTTTATCTTCTAACAACTGTTACTTATTCTATCTGACATTGACAATGCATGTATCCACAtccctttctcttctttttcatctaaTTATTATTCCGAACACTTAATTTATTTATCCCATAGGAAACTAATAACAATACAACTAATGGTTACTTTTCTGCTTCTTTGCTTGTTGCTATTATAGCCATAGGGATACTCCAGCTCCGGTTGACATACAATCTAACGATAAAACAGAATCTTTATTAACACGACTGTTTCATTTTAGTATAGCTAAATTCTTGTATGTCTCccaagtttttttttaaatagagaaAGTCTATGGATCaatatttttgttgaaatttggccagcacttaaccataaaaaaataattaatcctACATCATTCAAAATATTGATGATGGTTAATTGATAACTAAACATTATAAATTCTGCTGGCTCCCTAGCACTCTTTTTTTTATACCATgtctataaaaaaaataactattaaattaaatattcttataaaatatatatatattataatttaaaatacatattatattttaattcaacaatacatacatatatttatacacaaatatataggGATTAATTAAGTAGTAGAACCTGAAGAAAATGAATAATAGAAATGATATGTTGAGGATTTTTCTTTCTTTGAGAGGAAGTAACTTCTCTTATTATTATGAAAGGATTACATAATAGTTAAGTgtaatttataaattatataactatttatatatttttatttatcaNNNNNNNNNNNNNNNNNNNNNNNNNNNNNNNNNNNNNNNNNNNNNNNNNNNNNNNNNNNNNNNNNNNNNNNNNNNNNNNNNNNNNNNNNNNNNNNNNNNNNNNNNNNNNNNNNNNNNNNNNNNNNNNNNNNNNNNNNNNNNNNNNNNNNNNNNNNNNNNNNNNNNNNNNNNNNNNNNNNNNNNNNNNNNNNNNNNNNNNNNNNNNNNNNNNNNNNNNNNNNNNNNNNNNNNNNNNNNNNNNNNNNNNNNNNNNNNNNNNNNNNNNNNNNNNNNNNNNNNNNNNNNNNNNNNNNNNNNNNNNNNNNNNNNNNNNNNNNNNNNNNNNNNNNNNNNNNNNNNNNNNNNNNNNNNNNNNNNNNNNNNNNNNNNNNNNNNNNNNNNNNNNNNNNNNNNNNNNNNNNNNNNNNNNNNNNNNNNNNNNNNNNNNNNNNNNNNNNNNNNNNNNNNNNNNNNNNNNNNNNNNNNNNNNNNNNNNNNNNNNNNNNNNNNNNNNNNNNNNNNNNNNNNNNNNNNNNNNNNNNNNNNNNNNNNNNNNNNNNNNNNNNNNNNNNNNNNNNNNNNNNNNNNTTAAGGGTATACTTGTTAAATACTTGCCATAAAAAGAAATTCAacttttgtttgcttcaattttccttttattgCAGGTGGTCTTAAATACTTGCCATAAAAGAATCTTTATTACCATACACAAAAAATGTGCAATTAACGTAGCCGTTATAGTCTAGCACTTTGGAGATACTCTACTTTGACATGCACTAACCTTGtccttactctttttcttttttttttttccctcaaaGAATCCGGGAAAAATCGAAATTATCATTGCACAATGACATTTTGGTTAAAGACACACAGAGCAGGACATATATAAATAGGGATGGGGATATGCATCATAGCTAGGAAGTGCAAATTAAAACCAAAAGAAAATCGTGAGGAGAGTGTTATTAGTATAAGAAAACATATTGTAATGCCTAGGTCAACGAACCCTCTAGTTATTTCACGTGTAGTAGGAGATGTTTTGGAGCCATTCACAAGTTCTGTGGGTATGAGGATTGTCTATGAAGGTAACGTTGAAGTTGTTAACTGTTCCGAGCTCAAGCCATCCCAAATTATCAACCAACCAAGAGTTGACGTTGGTGGAGATGATCTTAGAACCCTTTACACTCTGGtatatttttattcacttgtcaCCAtgcattattttatttatttctaaacAATTTTATTACTTATTGATTTTTGCACTTTTCAGATCCTTGTGGACCCAGATGCACCTAGCCCAGGTGATCCAAATATGAGAGAATATTTGCACTGGTAAGTGCGTGCTTCATTTATTCCCCTCCCTCGTTATGCATGGCTATTAATTACTCTACAAGCTATCCCAAAATTAGTTTCATCTTATTTCACACTTATGTggaatttattatatatataaataaataataattgacATAACCTTTTTCTTCTAATATTGATCCCAGGATGGTAACAAATATTCCCGCAACAACAGGGGCAACCTATGGTAAGTACACTACATACATACCATTGTAATTGATATATAGTTTACTAATTGAATCCTGatagggagccaatggaatatttgtacaatgaaCATCACCTacactatccagaataaccatccggatactaggaataataaacatctcattcCAAAAGTTTAAACTAATTTTGGGGTTCACTAAAAATCGAACTACTGACCTTTCGAATCTAGAACTCTAATATCATATCATGATACTACTCATCCCAAAAAGATAAACAAATATTCCATTCGCTCCCTGTACTTTCTCTTACTAATTTACTTTATGTTACCTAACGTACTAATTATAATGGTGTGTAGGAGAAGAGGTTGTGGCGTATGAGAATCCACGACCCGTAGTAGGGATTCATCGCTTGGTGTTTGTGCTGTTTCGGCAAATGGGGAGGCAAACTATATATGCTCCGGGATGGCGGCAAAGCTTCAACACCAGAGACTTTGCAGAGCTTTACAACCTGGGATCACCCGTTGCTGCCATATTTTTCAACTGCAAACGAGAAAACTCTCCTACTGGATCTTCAAGGAGgagataataataatatataccatCATGCATCCATCTATCAGCTCCTTTAATTAACTACGCTCATCAACATGCGCACGTGCGGAAGGGTACTACTACTAATTAAGTACATTCCTCATGGATTGCCATAATAATAGTTGGTCCTTTTGTGACACTGCTAGCTATGCTAGTTGCTGTCGTCCCTCGACGACTCTATATAGATTAATATGTTCTTCATACATGCACTTCCTTCATAATGATAAGATGGATCTCTTTCATATAAGTACTTGCACTACTTTTACTAAGTAATATTTCAagcaaacaaaaaatatattttaccaatatttattCGGCAAAAAAGTTTGGGTATACATACACTCTACCAGGcctatgaataataattaatataaacatACATCTTAAATATAAGTTCATGAAACGTAATTTTATTGTGTTAAATTTGTATTTATATGCAAAAACTTGTCATATTATTAGTAGCTATATATTTATTTGTTCGACACCATGGCGAATTGGCAATCATTGCTTTATCACCATTGTATGAGTGGAAATTTctatttgatttttgttttcaattttataaCACAATGTCAATGGGATTTTAGAAGTTGACATGAGACAACAACTCATCAATCATGAAATATCTAATTGTCCACTCTCATTTCAAACTCAAAGATAAATCAATATTGATTTTGATTTCTTCATAGTGATCATTATAAGTGTATAATAAAAGTATGTCaagtagaaaataaaagcaaagagAAGGAACATACTATAGTTGGGCCCTTGACAGGCTTTTCGACCATAATACCATTAATCAAAGTTCGTTTACAAGTCAACCGAAGTGGCAGGCTTCGTCAATAACATTCATAGCACATCTTGGACTCCAATCCAGATGGTTTCTAAGTGGCCCAATCcgattcaagaaaaaaaaaacacggaGATGATTGCGGCTTTTGAGAGTAAAGTAGCTAGGGAAGAAAATCAAGATATGATGATGGGCAGGGTAAGTGTAACTCTATTTGCAATAActcaaattaaaagaataaatagTAGTATATCCACCCGCACGATCCTTTCCAAGTTTAGTTGAATGCCGCACTAAATCCCAATGCTGTAGTCTGCAGTGACAGGAATGGAATCAGGGATGAGAGCAATATAAATAGTGTGTTTCATATCCTTTAATTAAGAAAGTTAGTTGTATTGTGAGAGAAAGAAACCTGAATGCAGAAGAAACAGAGAAATCAGGTAGGTATAATCTTGAGGAGCTCAATGTCAAACAAGAGAGTCTTGTCTATGAGGCCTTGGTTTCTTAGCACAAAATCCAAGGCTCGTTGGCCCTGCAATTGCATCATGATGAGAGTTGAGAGAGATGGAGATTGATCAAGTGAAGTGAGTATTACCGAGAATGTTGTTGGTCTTGGCCCACTCTTGTTGAAATCATTATCAGGGTATCCAAGCTCCGGGGGTACAATTATCCTGCAAGATTTGAACATGTAGAGCTAGCTagctagaataaaataataatgccCTGCCACTGGGCTTGCTTTATATTATACAGAAGCTGAGGTACATGTTAAGAGAAAAGCAAGCACCTTCTGATGCCTCCCAGAGCCATGCCTGAAACAGCCTCTTCAAAAGCCGGTATGACCTCTTGATATCCTATTCTGAATTTGAAGAAGTCCTTCTCATCACCCTGCAACAACACTCAACTTAGTCAGTCTTGCGTAGAGAAAGTCTAGGGGGCAATagctttattaaaatttggcccgCATTTAtccagtaaaagaaaaataagcaatcctacaccattagatgtaatttcacaccattaaaaatactaatgatgACTACAAATTTCCaaaaataggagactcgaacccgcaacctcttaattgagtatgagaagTCTAGCATAGACTCCTGCTAgactcctcatactcaattaagaggttgcgggcctatctttccaaattttggccaatgaataatagctcaaatgacacagtctccccatactcaattaagaggttgcgggtttgagtctcctatctttggttaaaaaagaaaaaataatgagTACAAATTACAAAACTTGCTGATCCCTTAGCACTTCTCGTCTTGCATAGAACAATtcaattgatttgatttgattttattttattttattacctcaAAGGAACCTCCCTTAGTTTTGTTGCGGGCTTCAAATATGCGTCCATAATAACCTATGGTGTACCCATCCCAGTCCacctgaattgaattgaattgaattaaaagcagaagagaagagaagtgagGAATAATGGAGAAGATTGGAGTATCAATTACCACAACCGTGTCACCCTTGTTGGGTTTGGGGCCATATCCTGGTCGCAAGTCCTGCATTCTTTATAGATCCATCATGTGATGCAACGACTAATAAAAAGTTAGGAAAGTAGAGGAATTTGTAAGTGTGCACCTTAAACTGGAGTCCGGATTCAGTTTCAGTGTAGTCCGGATAGCGCATTTTGGTCTTGCCATAATCCTTCCCTCTAAGTGCTGGCACTGCACCAGGACAAATCTCATTAGGTATTGGGAAATTGGGGGTAAATAGGGAAAATCGCAagacagttagttagttagttagttacatACTATCAGCATATTCAGCTGCAACCGCGATTGAATTCTTGCACAAGGAGAAGCAGCTACCTGCAATTATGGCAACGGACGACACAAGCATCTTTCTTCGCTCTACATCTATGGAACAAGAAGACGGCTCCTGAACTTCAGACTTCTTTGCTGCGGATAGGGAAAGGCAAACAGAAGAAGATATCGACAATATTGAAGCCATAACCATTACTAACTAACTCCCCCGCCCCCTTGTTATGTCACTGGATAATGTGTCCCCCTTTACTCAACCCCAATCACATCTTTTCCCTCNNNNNNNNNNNNNNNNNNNNNNNNNNNNNNNNNNNNNNNNNNNNNNNNNNNNNNNNNNNNNNNNNNNNNNNNNNNNNNNNNNNNNNNNNNNNNNNNNNNNNNNNNNNNNNNNNNNNNNNNNNNNNNNNNNNNNNNNNNNNNNNNNNNNNNNNNNNNNNNNNNNNNNNNNNNNNNNNNNNNNNNNNNNNNNNNNNNNNNNNNNNNNNNNNNNNNNNNNNNNNNNNNNNNNNNNNNNNNNNNNNNNNNNNNNNNNNNNNNNNNNNNNNNNNNNNNNNNNNNNNNNNNNNNNNNNNNNNNNNNNNNNNNNNNNNNNNNNNNNNNNNNNNNNNNNNNNNNNNNNNNNNNNNNNNNNNNNNNNNNNNNNNNNNNNNNNNNNNNNNNNNNNNNNNNNNNNNNNNNNNNNNNNNNNNNNNNNNNNNNNNNNNNNNNNNNNNNNNNNNNNNNNNNNNNNNNNNNNNNNNNNNNNNNNNNNNNNNNNNNNNNNNNNNNNNNNNNNNNNNNNNNNNNNNNNNNNNNNNNNNNNNNNNNNNNNNNNNNNNNNNNNNNNNNNNNNNNNNNNNNNNNNNNNNNNNNNNNNNNNNNNNNNNNNNNNNNNNNNNNNNNNNNNNNNNNNNNNNNNNNNNNNNNNNNNNNNNNNNNNNNNNNNNNNNNNNNNNNNNNNNNNNNNNNNNNNNNNNNNNNNNNNNNNNNNNNNNNNNNNNNNNNNNNNNNNNNNNNNNNNNNNNNNNNNNNNNNNNNNNNNNNNNNNNNNNNNNNNNNNNNNNNNNNNNNNNNNNNNNNNNNNNNNNNNNNNNNNNNNNNNNNNNNNNNNNNNNNNNNNNNNNNNNNNNNNNNNNNNNNNNNNNNNNNNNNNNNNNNNNNNNNNNNNNNNNNNNNNNNNNNNNNNNNNNNNNNNNNNNNNNNNNNNNNNNNNNNNNNNNNNNNNNNNNNNNNNNNNNNNNNNNNNNNNNNNNNNNNNNNNNNNNNNNNNNNNNNNttattgttgttgttgttgttgttgttgttgttgttgttgttgttgtaactCAAATAATCCAAGCCTGCTAAATGGAAATGGAATCAAACCAAATCCAAAACAAATCTAAAGGAAAAATAACCTTAAACTTTGCTAAGTTTACTTTAGGTGTTGGTAAGACGAGAGAGAAGTTCACTTTTTTATTCAAgcaccaaagaaaaagaaaaaagaaatttaataaaaaaagttaATGCCAAATCAAAAAACATGTTAAGTAAATTCAAAAGttatagttaatttatttttatttgtatgtAATTTAATTgctttacattttttttattatcattttagataagataaaaagTGGTAGTTAAATTTTTTCTGCGATAAATCAATGACTTACATTGTTTATTGGAGTCAAAACACAATTTTAAGAGTGTGGATTTAGGAACCTCACTGAATAAACAATTTGCTGCTGCAATCATCTCCTTGGTTAAATCTAAAtcagattttaaatttttaattttgtggtCTGAATTAAGGAAGTAAAAGAGATTACAATTGGTTCGGATCAAGAAGTTgatcttgaaaaagaaaccctagCTGTAACTCAAGTAAgatacaaaaatgaaaatgattcTCATTTTAGTTGAAGGAAAGAGAATTAGTATCTGAATTTCATTGAGAACTTTTTTGTGAGAATTTAATGTTTTGTATAATATTTTtacatcaaaaaaatattttattaagatAGAGAGTTACATGCTAAATCTGGTTCAACTTATAACGTAAAAGCTGAAATTCATCATCTCATTTATGATTTATTGtttatatttttgtttcaatGTTATATCTTTGTTTGTGTTTATTATATGGTAAAAGGCAAAAGAAAggaacattaaaaaaaattatttccgaAACATTTGATCTGTCGCTTATTTTGTTGTAGGAATAGATTTCATGATGAATTGACAGAGAGGAGATAAGGACACGGCTGCTAAAACGACTAGTGAATTGGCGGTTTTAACCCCAAGGCTCGCACTATTGTTGCAGGTGAGGCTGGCTTTCCGGTCAACTGAAAAGCCGCACCTACTCTGTTGTCACCAACTCATATGTTAATATTTttctaatatataaaaaaatcgaTCACCATCAGCATCACCCACCATTCTCATTTCTCTGTACGAAAGAAAGAGAGAACGAGTTTTGTTTTGTTATTCCCAAAGGAAAAGAAATGGCTTCCGTTTCAAAGCTTTCAACGCCGAATCCAGCAGCGTCCTTGGCAGATGCGATCCGCTCCAGATCTTCTTCTCCCAAATGCTTCCTCGCTTTTCACGATCGCAGAAGAACCTCGTCCGTTGCCTCCCTCCGAATTCGTCAATCTCCCAATCTCAATACCCCTTTATGCAGcgtttattatttctattttcccTCCCCTCTTTGATTTGCATAAGCCCTGAAATCGAACAGAACTGCTATGGTCATCGTAACTATCGAAGAAACCTGTAGTAAGGGTTAGGCAGCTTAAGTAAAAGAAATAGAATACCAAATGCAGCTTGTTAGATTGAATGTAGTAGTCGTCCTTATACTTGTCtgaattttcttgtttggtgCATGTATTACATAGATTATATGATTATATATTTCTCCGTATTAAATAAGTGATTTTTCCTTAAGATGTTTTCAAATTTATTACTTTATACATGTAATATATAGAAAAATAAGCCCTTCACTCCATACTTATATATTTCTAGGATAGGATTGAGTTAATGATGAACATAAAAAGATTCAATGTATACTCTATGGAAAATCAATGTAATCAATTAATAAAAAGAGCTGGTCAGCTGGCACATTCATTCTAATATGATTGTGCTGTATGTGTGACAGAGTTAGATGCTCCCACACTGATGGAAATGGAAGTGTTGCAAAGAGGACAACACTTCATGATCTCTATGAGAAAGAAGGCCAGAGTCCATGGTATGATAATCTCTGCCGTCCTGTTACCGATCTGCTTCCTCTTATAGCCAGTGGTGTCAGAGGCGTAACTAGCAACCCTgcggtaaatttttttttttctatcattctCCATTTATGAAGATATTTTTCTCAGAATAACGATGCCTAAAAAAATTAGTACAGACTACATTTGACAGACACTCAGCATAACATGTTTGTCTATCTATGTTGCAGATCTTTCAGAAAGCTATCTCCTCCTCAAACGCTTACAATGATCAGTTCAGGTACGTCAAACTCTTCCGCTAAGTATTAATGGAATTTCTTCTATCATATGTGAGTTGCATTTTATTGGAGTAAAGCAAGGAAATTTAGCATAATAAACCCTGTTAACATTGCTCCTAAGTTTCTAATTTGATAGGAGGATTAGCTCTTCACTGCCTCAAGTGTACTGTTCGTTTAGCTGCTATGCTTATATTCTAATGGCTTTAGCATTACaagggaaaaagtaaaaatagaaaaaagcaaATAcgatttattttttctcttttttttggtcTGTAATTGCACTATGGTGAGCTATTTCATTTTCTGCTTATATAGCTAAATAGAAATTCCTCAATGACACAGGGAACTCGTGCAAGCAGGGAAGGACATTGAAAGTGCATATTGGGAACTTGTGGTGAAGGACATTCAAGATGCTTGCAAACTATTTGAACCGATTTATGACCAAACAGATGGCGGGGATGGCTATGTCTCTGTTGAAGTATCTCCTAAGCTTGCAGATGATACTAAGGGAACCATACAGGCTGCAAAATGGCTTCATAAAGTGGTTAATCGCCCCAACGTGTATATAAAAATTCCTGCCACAGCTCCTTGTATCCCTTCAATCAAGGAAGTCATTGCAAATGGGATAAGTGTGAATGTGACTGTAAGTTTATGCAATATCCTTCTATGTAGTTTGCAACTTAGGTTAATATCATAGAGTGTTATGGTATGCTATTCTAGGTTTGGTGTTTGGCTACATCATAAGTAATCCTAGGTATAAATTGTGCTGTTATTTTAATCTCACAATGGTTACAACTTACAACTGAGGAAATTGAAGTGCCATATGATTTGACTTCTTTCACAATGTGGCTGGAGTGTAAATTTAAGTTTCTGGCATTTATGTCTGCAGCTGATATTCTCGCTTGCAAGATATGAAGCTGTGATTGATGCTTACTTGGATGGTCTTGAGGCATCTGGCCTAAATGACCTCTCTAGAGTCACAAGTGTTGCCTCTTTCTTTGTCAGTCGAGTGGACACTCTAATTGACAAGATGCTTGAGAAAATTGGCACCCCTGAGGCTCTTAATCTACGTGGGAAGGTAACTGCTTATCATGCTGTTTCTGTTTGGATTTATTTTACCTCTGGATCTTACACAATGTGCTTATGCCTTGGTACATTGAATTTTATAGGCCGCAGTAGCCCAAGCAGCACTAGCCTATCAGCTCTACCAAAGGAAATTTTCTGGTCCAAGGTGGGAGGCTTTGGTTAAGAAGGGGGCAAAGAAGCAAAGGCTCCTCTGGGCATCAACCAGTGTCAAGAATCCTGCCTATCCCGACACCTTATATGTTGCTCCTCTCATTGGACCTGACACTGTAAGCTGTTGTTTTGTTAAGCATCTGCATGCTTATAGTTATGAACTTATGATGGACTTCTATTTTGGTCTTGATTGTTTTAACTTCCAACAGTATTTGAAATCAAAGTTCCCTAAACCTTGATCGGAATTTTTCTTTGTTGCATCTCATCATGATCAGAACATTACCTTGTTCCTTTCCAGGTATCAACCATGCCAGACCAAGCCCTTCAAGCATTCATTGATCATGGCACTGTATCGAGGACAATAGATTCGAATGCATCAGAAGCAGAAGGGGTGTACAATGCTCTGCAGAAGTTGGGTGTTGACTGGGGCTTCGTTGGCGACCAGCTTGAAGCAGAAGGGGTGGATTCCTTCAAGAAGAGCTTCGATAGCCTCCTGGATTCCCTGCAGGAGAAGGCAAACTCTTTAAAGTTGGTCAGCTGAAGTGTTGAGGATCCTGGTTAATGTCGCCCTAATGTATGTTGGcgtttatggattaataaaaggcAGCAGCTGTGGCCGTCACCGGGGCCATGGCTTTGGCTTGCTTGCATCTGTAAATCTGCTTCTTGAAATCACTATAAAACGAAATTTCCGCTGCTTGTTCCTTTCAGATTTGAGTGTGTCATTTTTGTTTCTAAATTCTACTCTATTCTGCTCTATTCTGCTCATACTTGTAGTaatttaaaatttcattaaaatcaaTAAGAGTATTTGTTTAAATGGTAGTACCCGAAGGAGCCAACCTCTGTTTGCCGATGCACGGGATTAGAAATGATATTCAGTGTAATCTTACCCtatggaaaatatttttattaaatcacTTTGGGTTTTTATACTAGTAAAATTCCGTCGCACGNNNNNNNcccccccccccctttttcaaaaaaatgtcTTTTTCCCAGTTAATAAAAAGCATACTTAAATTGTTATTGTTCTGGTATTTCTCCATTATTCACCTCCCTAAATAGCCATAAAACTAAActtattttccaaaattcaaGTTTCTTGTTTCATCCTCCTTAAACCCGTGGGTACCCAATCCGACCCCACTCGCTCGGGTAGGGTTACCAACTCGATCCGTAGCGGGTAAGGTAGGGTGCAGGTTGTGCCTCAATCCTACCCGACCAATTcgcaccctatatatgtatatgttatatacttctataaaaatatgttttaagtagaTGTTGAACTAAGaacctctcactaaatgcaaaagatccttagtcattaaaagaaaattattaattgataatttaatatttttttttacataaaagtcagttctattttaaattatcatcaagttacaTAATAATGTTGCATCTTTTTTTGTAACCTGCAGGTAGGATTTGGTTAAGAACGTGTAGGAttagggttgagatattctcaactCGTGGGTAGGGTAgagttgagtttatataaaaatctcaacctgCGAGTAGGATTAGGGTTggctccaaaccctaccctaccctatccaTTGCCAGCCCTAACCACATGCAAGTGAAAATAGaataagaaaaagtataggtagacaatgaaaatactaaataatgtgaacaatagatatatcgaatgttcatttcactaggtgtacggatgattattttaatattaagatttaggtgagtaatttaaatatgtagtgtgtttttatttaattggtgattgttcatgttgttcaagatgGTCATTGTTTACCTAACACTCCCCATAAAACAAAAATTGctaatatacattaaa is a window encoding:
- the LOC107635752 gene encoding peptidyl-prolyl cis-trans isomerase FKBP19, chloroplastic isoform X1; amino-acid sequence: MVMASILSISSSVCLSLSAAKKSEVQEPSSCSIDVERRKMLVSSVAIIAGSCFSLCKNSIAVAAEYADMPALRGKDYGKTKMRYPDYTETESGLQFKDLRPGYGPKPNKGDTVVVDWDGYTIGYYGRIFEARNKTKGGSFEGDEKDFFKFRIGYQEVIPAFEEAVSGMALGGIRRIIVPPELGYPDNDFNKSGPRPTTFSVILTSLDQSPSLSTLIMMQLQGQRALDFVLRNQGLIDKTLLFDIELLKIIPT
- the LOC107635752 gene encoding peptidyl-prolyl cis-trans isomerase FKBP19, chloroplastic isoform X3, which gives rise to MVMASILSISSSVCLSLSAAKKSEVQEPSSCSIDVERRKMLVSSVAIIAGSCFSLCKNSIAVAAEYADMPALRGKDYGKTKMRYPDYTETESGLQFKDLRPGYGPKPNKGDTVVVDWDGYTIGYYGRIFEARNKTKGGSFEGDEKDFFKFRIGYQEVIPAFEEAVSGMALGGIRRIIVPPELGYPDNDFNKSGPRPTTFSGQRALDFVLRNQGLIDKTLLFDIELLKIIPT
- the LOC107635752 gene encoding peptidyl-prolyl cis-trans isomerase FKBP19, chloroplastic isoform X5, with translation MLICQHLEGRIMARPKCAIRTTLKLNPDSSLRMQDLRPGYGPKPNKGDTVVVDWDGYTIGYYGRIFEARNKTKGGSFEGDEKDFFKFRIGYQEVIPAFEEAVSGMALGGIRRIIVPPELGYPDNDFNKSGPRPTTFSVILTSLDQSPSLSTLIMMQLQGQRALDFVLRNQGLIDKTLLFDIELLKIIPT
- the LOC107635752 gene encoding peptidyl-prolyl cis-trans isomerase FKBP19, chloroplastic isoform X4, which gives rise to MVMASILSISSSVCLSLSAAKKSEVQEPSSCSIDVERRKMLVSSVAIIAVPALRGKDYGKTKMRYPDYTETESGLQFKDLRPGYGPKPNKGDTVVVDWDGYTIGYYGRIFEARNKTKGGSFEGDEKDFFKFRIGYQEVIPAFEEAVSGMALGGIRRIIVPPELGYPDNDFNKSGPRPTTFSGQRALDFVLRNQGLIDKTLLFDIELLKIIPT
- the LOC107635753 gene encoding uncharacterized protein LOC107635753 — translated: MLPRFSRSQKNLVRCLPPNSSISQSQYPFMQVRCSHTDGNGSVAKRTTLHDLYEKEGQSPWYDNLCRPVTDLLPLIASGVRGVTSNPAIFQKAISSSNAYNDQFRELVQAGKDIESAYWELVVKDIQDACKLFEPIYDQTDGGDGYVSVEVSPKLADDTKGTIQAAKWLHKVVNRPNVYIKIPATAPCIPSIKEVIANGISVNVTLIFSLARYEAVIDAYLDGLEASGLNDLSRVTSVASFFVSRVDTLIDKMLEKIGTPEALNLRGKAAVAQAALAYQLYQRKFSGPRWEALVKKGAKKQRLLWASTSVKNPAYPDTLYVAPLIGPDTVSTMPDQALQAFIDHGTVSRTIDSNASEAEGVYNALQKLGVDWGFVGDQLEAEGVDSFKKSFDSLLDSLQEKANSLKLVS
- the LOC107635752 gene encoding peptidyl-prolyl cis-trans isomerase FKBP19, chloroplastic isoform X2, with amino-acid sequence MVMASILSISSSVCLSLSAAKKSEVQEPSSCSIDVERRKMLVSSVAIIAVPALRGKDYGKTKMRYPDYTETESGLQFKDLRPGYGPKPNKGDTVVVDWDGYTIGYYGRIFEARNKTKGGSFEGDEKDFFKFRIGYQEVIPAFEEAVSGMALGGIRRIIVPPELGYPDNDFNKSGPRPTTFSVILTSLDQSPSLSTLIMMQLQGQRALDFVLRNQGLIDKTLLFDIELLKIIPT
- the LOC107638210 gene encoding protein FLOWERING LOCUS T-like, coding for MGICIIARKCKLKPKENREESVISIRKHIVMPRSTNPLVISRVVGDVLEPFTSSVGMRIVYEGNVEVVNCSELKPSQIINQPRVDVGGDDLRTLYTLILVDPDAPSPGDPNMREYLHWMVTNIPATTGATYGEEVVAYENPRPVVGIHRLVFVLFRQMGRQTIYAPGWRQSFNTRDFAELYNLGSPVAAIFFNCKRENSPTGSSRRR